Part of the Quercus robur chromosome 5, dhQueRobu3.1, whole genome shotgun sequence genome, CTGTGATGAGATTCTGGTACTATTACACAATTAAGTACATTGGTTTGATTGGTGAGTTTACGAAGAAACCTTGGCTTCACAACCCCCACGTAACTCAGATTAATTAGCTAACCAAACAGACAGCAAAAAGAGTTTAGTATTCtgtcaaaaaaacaaaaggtttGGTGTCCAAGGCAAACCAAACCTTTGTGAattattagaattaatttaactcaaaaaagtactaaacaacaacaatagtcaacatttttcattgattttccatGCAAGATGGGCAAGGAGATAGCCTAACAACAGGAAAGCTCGTGAGGGCAAAGTATATGCCAAAATAGTGAAAATACCAATCACCAACCTTACATCATACACAACCCTTTAGACATATTCCATCTTGCTATATAAACCCCGAGCATGGTCGTTGTTTCTATCATCAAAACCAAAGAGAATTCCTTGCTTTCCCAATTTCAAAACCTcgtaaaacatttatttttctatcaTGGCATCTAACAAGTTTTTCATCTTGGCTTTCTTTGTGGTTTTCAACGTATTATCAAGCATCAATCTCAGCTTAGCAGTTCGCAATCTCTTACAAACCACTACACCCTCTATACCAACCGTGCCAGTGGTGCCTACTTTGCCTAAACCAACACCATTGCCACCTTTGCCTACACTACCATTGCCAACCACTCAGCCATCACTGCCCAACTTGCCCACCATCCCATCAATCCCACAGTTTAACTTTCCTCAAATTCCAAAGATTCCCTCACTCCCAACTATTCCAACTACAATTCCTTCCTTCCCATTCTTCTCACCACCACCATCTGCTACCAGTACTACTAAGCCTTGAATTATGTTTATCTCATGTCAACCAGTATACAGAACAGACACACATTCAATGGCATGGAATTATTGGGGGCGCTTATTTTCTGTTTAGTTTTCTATGGATAATTTATGTTGCATGTTTATCTGaagtattgttatttattgctTTAAAAGTTGTGTGTGAGCTGTGTCAGCTCTTGTATTGCTAGATTTCATTGTATGGAAATTACTTGGTGTTTTTATAGATATATTTCTATGTAATTTTACTATCATTTACTCTGTCTCTcttacttattatttttttcctttttccttggGCCCTTTATGTTGAAGCTCATTTAAGTTTTAAGAAATACATTTTTGTACCTAAAGACTTTAACATTATTTTacctaaaattatattaaaaataatggaATTGCTATTCTACAGTactaaaagaaatcaaaacgACTATTGGCAATGGCACATACCTAATAACAAACactattaaattattgaagTCACGTGATAATTTTAATATAGGTCATATAATTAGAAGAGCACGTTttgataataatttatatagtcACATGATgcattgaaagaaaaaacagagcCAAGAATTTCAATTTGGAGGGCTGACTTAAGATATTGAtacaccaattaaaaaaaaaaaacacatacatacagtaacaattatttttaacgATAATTTGTCATCCTTATAAAGGTTCAtgaataaacatatataatatttaatttgctatagatatgtaaaaaaaatcacaattattttattgtcttttttattatttattattttaatctttcttatttttcaaatgctatcattgtaaaattaaattaaactcctatgttttgttatttctttAAGTATTATAATGAATTTGATATCTTGAGTTTTAGAACCAAACATTTAACAACATTTGAAAAAAcgtaacaaagaaaaaaatatttacaattcCATATATTATACAATTGTAAATCCAACTTATTACTTATAGCTCATAGCAATGATAGAAAATTCTATTAGATCCAATCAAGTCGTCAGTTACCAATGATTAGAagttaaaatgaataaaagaattttttttatattaaaaaatcgCTCATTAGATTTAATCAAGAATAACTAATTCACTAGACAAGATAGGAAAAAGCTAAAAAGGAGAAATACTattctagcattattcttatttttttttccgaaAACTATATTTCAAGgagtaaacttttttttttttttttttttttgagggagcCATTTGACAATTATACcattgatatcattttttttatctactaaTAACAATTAACCACCTTGATAGGTATGAAATTATTTGTAagatgtattaatttttttggaaccATTGGGCTAATCAATTGTTTTGTCTTCGTGCTTGTCACCTTGGTACTAAATTGACTTCAATAAAAGTCTAGGGGGATATAAGGGTCAGTATATCAAAGTTCAAGGGGTGTTGGATTTTTCCCTCGAACCATACATCATGACTATTAGATAAGTCATGTTACTCTAAGCACACATGAATAAACATTTGACTAGCTTCATAAGAGAATGAAGGAATTTTCCTCAAAACAAGTTTGAAGAACAATAGGTGAAAATGGTCTACATGAGTAAAACTTCTATTCCTAATGTAATTAGGAGAGTGGCAGGCGGTGGCAGGAGCTTTTATATAAAGCTTGGGACGTGTATTTCATATATATAGAGATattgtgaaaaagaagaaaagtggtGTGTGCcgcataagaaaaagaaagggtgctgcacagtaaaaaaaaagaaaaagagataattagtgtgcatgtgagagcaaagaaaaacGAAAGAGATTTTTCTTTAGCCGTGAGACATACAcaataattattgtaattgatttgataatagtaaaattattcAGAGTTTGTCTTGTGGTTTTTTCCTTCAGAGAGAAAGGGTTTTTTCATgtaaatatttgtgttcttgtCTGTGATTGCTATTTTGGATTgctaatatttgtgataatattatttgggatccaacaagtggtatcagagccaagttAGAGTGGAAGCGATGGCTGGAGAAGAAGGCAAGGGTTTAGGAATTGAGAAATTTGATGGAAGACTTCACATATttgaggatgcagattgaagattatctttCTGGGAAGAAATTGCATCTGCCTCCTTTGGGGGCGAAACTTGAAACTATGAAGGATGAAGACTGGAACCTTCTTGATAGACAGGTATTGGGAGTTATTCGATTAACTCTGTCAAGATCAGTTAAGCATAATGTTGGGGGCGAAACCTGAAACTATGAAGGATGAATACTGGAACCTTCTTGATAgataggtattgggagttaTTCAATTAACTCTGTCAAGATCAGTTACGCACAATGTTGTGAAAGAAAAGACCACAGTGGatttgatgaaggctttgtctagcatgtatgaaaagccgtcggCTAACAACAAGGTGTATCTGATGAAGAAGTTATTTAATCTGAAGAAAGCAGAAGGCACTCTTATAGCACAGTATCTGAATGAGTTCAATACAATCACTATTCAATTATCCACGGTGGGAATTGAATTTGATGATGAGAGGTTCGTGCATTGATacttttggcttctttaccAAATAGTTGGGAAGCCATGAGAATGGCGGTGAGTAATTCTGCAGGGAAAACAAACTTAAATATGATGATATTCGAGATTTGATTTTAAGTGAAGAGGTTCGCAGGAGAGATGCAAATATAGACAATGCACAAGATCAAGCTTTTGTCACGGAGAACAAGAGTAGAGGTAGAAACAGAGGACCTAATAATCAGAAATTCAATGGTAGGTCACAATCAAGAGATAGATCTCAGTTCAAGGAAAGTAGAGAATGCTTCCATTGTGGGAAAAAGGGTCACTTAAGAAGAGATTGTTGGCATTGGAATAaggaacaaaataaaggaaaatatgaaaagaatgataggaagaaaaatacTATAGCTACTGTGATTGATGAGGATGTTGTGATGCTCTCTATTGAAGAGCAAAAATGTGAGCATGTTGTTAAAAATGATGTTGAGTGGATTGTTGATTCTACAACCCCCCACCATATTATCCCTACGAAGGGGTTGTTTACCATGTACAAAGAAGACTTTGGTATAGTGAAGATGGGTAAATCTAGTTACTTAAAAATTGTGGGAATTCGTGATGTGTGCATTGAAACCAATGTTGGTAGCACTATGATGTTGAAGGATGTGCGATATGTTCCAGATTTAAGGATGAATGTGTTTTTTACATTGGCTATGGATTGAGTAGGTTATTGTAACTACCTTGGTAATGGAAGATGGAAACTTACTAAGGGGCCATTGGTTGTTGCAAGAGGACATGCATGTTGCGATTTGTATAGGACTCATGTGAAGACCTGTAACAAGAAGTTCAAtgagattaaaaattttaagaaaactcCAAAGATGAGTGTTGGGATTAATGGTGTTGAAACCAAGATGGTGAAATTCTCATTGCCTAATAGTGCTTCAAAAGAGGAAGTGGTAGGTGATGAAGAATATGAAGATGCTAAGGCTACATGAGATGACAATGAAGTGAAACATCCTAGAGGTCTTGAGCAAGGGGAGCAATATCCTCCACTAGAGATTGTTGAACCTTATGAGAAGAGGACTGCTGGAGAACATCAAACTGTTAGCTTCAAGAATAATTGGGCTTCTGATGAGGGGGAACCAATGGATTGGATTAAATAAATCCAAGATAAGATcaattatttgagaatgaaagGGATTGATGTTGATGAGGTGTTCTCAGTATTGGTGAAGATAATGAAGAAGGTCAAGCCTTGTGTTGGCTTGACTAACATAAAATTGAATTGAAGAGATGGAATGAAGATCTCTTTCCTCAATGGGCTGGAGGGGGAGGTTGTTGAGATGCACGGCTGCACCAAGAGTCCAGCCCAATTAGGAATGCAAGCAAAAATCCTATATCAATAAGAAATAGGTGAAAGTGGTTTACATGAATAAAACTTCTATTCCTAATGTAATTAGGAGAGTGGCAGGTGGTGGCAGGAGCTTTTATATAAAGCTTGGGATGTgtgtttcatatatatatatatactagtcgctaacccgtgcaatgcacgggatagttaatcTTGGAACACACTTGTAGTTTTTGATACTATCTCAATCCCTCAACAATCTACCATGTGCTTCTACCAGTTTTGCAATAATAATTCCCCATGTATAATCATTCCCATCCAAAATATTAgcacacaaaacaaaactccCCAATCAAAGCATTGAAATGTAAGAACatatggaaaatgctaaaggtactaccaattttacaacaaaaagctTACGCAACTTAcgtcaataaaaaaataaaataaaaaaaatttaaagtggGCGCATTTCATGAATTAGCCCATCCATTACAATGATGACTCCAATTTTTCTAAAGCGCCTCATCTGATATCTTGGATTTATGAATGTAGTATTATGCAAACTATGAACATTTCCAATTAACAGGAAACCAAACAGGTTCAAGAGATACACCTAAAAAGGGAAACatctaaagaaaaaattgtcagCTCAAATTTTATTTGCTTTAGTCAAATGAGTTCCATAGCAGCAAATTGCTAGCATCATAACTCATTTAGTTCATAAATACAATAATAGAATACAAACAGAATAAATTGCTGGCATCATAACTCAACTAAATGGTATAATCACATAATACATCAATTTAtgaacttaaaataaaatatgaggcAAGAAAAtccattgagaaaaaaaaagtactcacATTTTATATAAGCCTATGCACCATAGAACTATGTTAACCTCAATATCAAATTACAATGGCTACAATACAACTTAAGAAATGAATGCAacataaagaaaagaaactaaatAAGAATTGAATAG contains:
- the LOC126725328 gene encoding protein PELPK2-like, which codes for MASNKFFILAFFVVFNVLSSINLSLAVRNLLQTTTPSIPTVPVVPTLPKPTPLPPLPTLPLPTTQPSLPNLPTIPSIPQFNFPQIPKIPSLPTIPTTIPSFPFFSPPPSATSTTKP